The Pseudomonas kermanshahensis genome includes a window with the following:
- a CDS encoding gluconokinase: MNSPLSAIVVMGVAGCGKSCVGAAIAARSGGRLIEGDAFHPAENIRKMSAGIPLDDNDRAGWLVRLGQELQATVQSGERPILTCSALKRRYRETLRASMPGLAFVFLELTPAEAEKRVLARPGHFMPASLIDSQFAALESPRGEPRTLPLDATQAIDALAETVDTWLKPCGEQDLAQTA, translated from the coding sequence ATGAATTCTCCCCTGTCCGCCATTGTAGTGATGGGCGTGGCTGGCTGCGGCAAAAGCTGCGTCGGCGCTGCCATTGCTGCCAGAAGCGGCGGCCGCCTGATCGAAGGCGACGCTTTCCACCCTGCCGAAAACATCCGCAAGATGAGCGCTGGCATCCCCCTGGACGATAACGACCGAGCCGGCTGGCTGGTGCGCCTGGGCCAGGAGCTGCAAGCCACGGTGCAGTCGGGCGAACGCCCGATCCTGACCTGTTCAGCACTCAAGCGCCGTTACCGCGAAACGTTGCGCGCGTCCATGCCGGGCCTCGCGTTCGTGTTCCTTGAGCTGACCCCTGCCGAAGCCGAAAAACGGGTCTTGGCGCGCCCAGGGCATTTCATGCCGGCGAGCCTCATCGACAGCCAGTTCGCAGCGCTCGAATCGCCGCGTGGCGAGCCACGGACCTTGCCGCTGGACGCCACCCAGGCCATCGACGCCTTGGCCGAGACGGTAGACACCTGGCTAAAGCCTTGCGGTGAGCAGGACCTGGCGCAAACCGCCTGA
- a CDS encoding CbtA family protein — MIMRIARTAGFSGLLAALLLTLLQSFWVAPLILEAETYESAAPVAEHHEHGAEGAAAHEHSAEAWSPEDGWQRVLSTTGGNLVVAVGFALILVALYSLREPKRVGTGALWGLAGFAVFCLAPTLGLPPELPGTAAADLGQRQAWWIGTASATALGLALLVFARHWLVKALGAVLLVLPHVIGAPQPEVHQSLAPEALEAQFKVASWLTNAAFWLALGLLSAWLYRRSSQA; from the coding sequence ATGATCATGCGAATTGCCCGTACCGCGGGCTTCAGCGGGCTGCTCGCGGCCTTGCTGCTGACCCTGCTGCAAAGCTTCTGGGTTGCCCCGTTGATCCTTGAAGCAGAAACCTACGAATCCGCAGCCCCTGTTGCCGAGCATCACGAACACGGCGCCGAAGGGGCCGCGGCCCATGAACACAGCGCCGAAGCCTGGTCGCCTGAAGACGGCTGGCAACGCGTGCTGTCCACCACCGGGGGCAACCTGGTGGTGGCGGTTGGCTTCGCGCTGATACTGGTCGCCCTGTACAGCCTGCGTGAACCGAAGCGCGTGGGCACCGGCGCCCTGTGGGGCCTGGCGGGGTTCGCCGTGTTCTGCCTGGCCCCTACCCTGGGCCTGCCGCCAGAGCTGCCGGGCACCGCTGCCGCTGACCTGGGGCAACGCCAGGCCTGGTGGATCGGCACCGCAAGCGCTACCGCACTGGGCCTGGCCCTGTTGGTATTTGCCCGCCACTGGCTGGTGAAAGCGCTGGGCGCCGTATTGCTGGTACTGCCGCATGTCATCGGTGCACCGCAACCTGAGGTGCATCAAAGCCTCGCCCCTGAAGCCCTGGAAGCCCAATTCAAGGTCGCCAGCTGGCTGACCAACGCCGCCTTCTGGCTGGCCCTGGGCCTGCTCAGCGCGTGGCTGTACCGCCGCTCTAGCCAGGCCTGA
- a CDS encoding GntP family permease: MFGLATDTFLLLDALVTIVGLILLITHFKVHPFVALTLAAGFLGLTSGMPVAKVMKSFQDGFGGVLGFVGIVLALGTMLGKLMADSGGADQIAQTLIRAFGKKNVHWAMMFAAFLVGIPLFFEIGFVLLIPLVFIVARRSGVSLVKIGIPLLAGLSVVHGLVPPHPGPLLAIGIFHADIGKTIFYGLIVALPTAIIAGPLFGNFISRYIPGNPSQELMDQIAKESDQGNLPSFTITLVTVLLPVALMLLKTFADVVLPAEHIVRQWMDLIGHPITALLAALLLAFYTFGAARGFNRQQIMKMLDQSLAPTAAIVLIVGAGGGFKQMLVDTGVGNVIGQMAVQAEISPIMLAWLVAAVIRIATGSATVATITGAGIVAPVIDLVPGVNRELLVLATGAGSLILSHVNDAGFWLVKQYFNMTVAETFKTWSMMETILSVVGIIFIMLLSMVV, encoded by the coding sequence ATGTTCGGACTGGCTACTGATACCTTCCTGCTGCTCGACGCACTGGTCACCATCGTCGGGCTGATCCTGCTGATCACCCATTTCAAAGTGCACCCCTTCGTCGCCCTCACCCTCGCGGCCGGCTTCCTCGGCCTCACCTCCGGCATGCCGGTGGCCAAGGTGATGAAATCGTTCCAGGACGGTTTCGGCGGCGTTCTGGGCTTCGTCGGTATCGTCCTCGCGCTGGGCACCATGCTCGGCAAGCTGATGGCCGACTCCGGCGGCGCCGACCAGATCGCCCAGACCCTGATCCGCGCCTTCGGCAAGAAGAACGTGCACTGGGCCATGATGTTCGCCGCCTTCCTGGTTGGTATTCCGCTGTTCTTCGAGATCGGCTTCGTGTTGCTGATCCCGTTGGTGTTCATCGTCGCCCGGCGCTCCGGCGTTTCGCTGGTAAAAATCGGTATTCCGCTGCTGGCCGGCCTGTCCGTGGTTCACGGCCTGGTGCCGCCGCACCCGGGGCCGTTGCTGGCGATCGGCATCTTCCATGCCGACATCGGCAAGACCATCTTCTATGGCCTGATCGTCGCGCTGCCCACCGCGATCATTGCCGGCCCGCTGTTCGGTAACTTCATTTCACGCTACATTCCGGGCAACCCGTCCCAGGAGCTGATGGACCAGATCGCCAAGGAGTCCGACCAGGGCAACCTGCCGAGCTTCACTATCACGTTGGTCACGGTACTGCTGCCAGTGGCGTTGATGCTGCTCAAGACCTTCGCCGACGTGGTCCTGCCGGCCGAGCACATCGTGCGCCAATGGATGGACCTGATCGGCCACCCCATCACCGCCCTGCTCGCTGCGTTGCTGCTGGCCTTCTACACCTTCGGCGCGGCGCGTGGCTTCAACCGCCAGCAGATCATGAAGATGCTCGACCAGAGCCTGGCGCCCACCGCCGCCATCGTGCTGATCGTCGGTGCCGGCGGCGGCTTCAAGCAGATGCTGGTGGATACCGGTGTCGGCAACGTGATCGGGCAAATGGCCGTGCAGGCCGAAATCTCGCCGATCATGCTGGCCTGGCTGGTGGCGGCGGTGATCCGCATCGCCACAGGTTCGGCGACGGTCGCGACCATCACGGGCGCGGGCATCGTGGCACCGGTGATCGACCTGGTGCCGGGGGTCAACCGTGAGCTGCTGGTGCTGGCCACCGGCGCCGGCTCGCTGATCCTGTCACACGTCAACGATGCCGGGTTCTGGCTGGTGAAACAGTACTTCAACATGACCGTGGCCGAGACCTTCAAGACCTGGAGCATGATGGAGACCATCCTTTCGGTGGTCGGCATCATCTTCATCATGTTGCTGTCGATGGTGGTGTGA
- a CDS encoding transporter substrate-binding domain-containing protein, which produces MTRLLASILLAIGMASSPGLFADSEPRQLLARSISAAAPLQLSDQDRQWLQQRGQLVLGSSRPDYPPFEINISERDYEGLSADYAGIIAEQLGIPVEVRRFDNRHAAIAALREGRIDLLGSSNAFEAADAKLGLSSPYADDLPVIVTREGRTLKNALDLDGLRLAMVDHYLPASAVRSLYPKAQLSLYRSTLAGLAAVDLGEADAYLGDAISTDFFIGKSYQGTLKIDHFCQVAPGAFAFAMADDTPRLRGLVDKALARITESERLTILRRWTSGNTSLLLERHLTALTAEEAAWIAHNPTVKVLVNTSLAPLTFNDTQHRTNGITLELLKQISLRTGLHFKPIESQSAQAMIERLARGDAQMICALGYGTERAKQLRFTRPYLVSPRVLVTRNDATSSAQAKALDGQRVALVRGSPQRADLQRRFPRAKVVEVDNPLGLMEAVASGTADVALSNYINATYYINHVFKDQLRIASVLDDSPAIAAFAVAPDQPQLQAILDKALLSIPPEELDQLINRWRTSTLVSDSPWRDYRTLALQVLVLSALLLAGVVFWNTYLRKLIHQRTDAQHALQAQLALSRGLLEQLRQAKDDAEQASQTKSTFLATMSHEIRTPMNAVIGLLELALEDSRAGRCDTQTLQTAHDSAIGLLELIGDILDISRIESGHMTLQPVPTNLVELVRNTLRVFEGNARIKGLHLHSTLPTAPGWVMADPLRLKQVLSNLISNAIKFTERGEVHVSLTLSAADGNSDLQVELCVRDTGIGISPEDQARLFNAFAQADGPRARQGAGLGLVISRTLAELMGGTLSLHSVEGVGSKVQVCLQLPASQAPTPAEQRAPVLEASSGPLNILVVDDYPANLLLLERQLHTLGHRVTLAENGEIALDRWQAARFDLVITDCSMPIMDGHELTRRLRKLEHEGGLMACRILGVTANAQAEERARCLASGMDECLFKPIGLQTLKNHLPQASTHTPPVQAQGSGFNLSELRHLTQDDEQLTRHLLEQLSQSASEDLAALCALGPDAGSDAVRALAHRIKGGAKMLKMRTLVKHCEAIEQAQAQGLPTAELRQQLQASMQALLHELSAALSAIATSS; this is translated from the coding sequence ATGACGCGCCTGCTGGCGAGCATCCTGTTGGCCATCGGCATGGCCAGTTCCCCTGGGTTGTTCGCCGACAGCGAACCTCGGCAACTGCTAGCGCGCTCGATCAGCGCCGCGGCGCCCTTGCAACTGAGCGACCAGGACCGCCAATGGCTGCAGCAGCGCGGCCAGCTGGTACTGGGCAGCTCGCGGCCTGACTACCCGCCGTTCGAAATCAACATCAGCGAGCGTGATTACGAAGGCCTGAGCGCCGACTATGCAGGCATCATCGCCGAGCAGTTAGGGATCCCGGTCGAAGTGCGACGCTTCGACAACCGCCACGCAGCCATCGCCGCACTGCGCGAGGGCCGCATCGACCTGCTCGGCAGCTCCAACGCCTTCGAGGCGGCGGATGCTAAATTAGGCCTCAGTTCGCCCTACGCCGACGACCTGCCGGTCATCGTCACCCGCGAAGGCCGCACCCTGAAAAATGCCCTCGACCTCGACGGCCTGCGCCTGGCCATGGTCGACCACTACCTGCCCGCCAGCGCCGTGCGCTCGCTGTACCCCAAGGCGCAATTGAGCCTATACCGCTCCACCTTGGCCGGCCTTGCCGCGGTCGATCTGGGTGAGGCCGACGCCTACCTGGGCGATGCCATCAGCACCGACTTCTTTATTGGCAAGAGTTACCAGGGCACCTTGAAGATCGACCATTTCTGCCAGGTGGCCCCGGGTGCCTTTGCGTTTGCCATGGCTGACGACACCCCCCGTTTGCGCGGGTTGGTCGACAAGGCCTTGGCCCGAATCACCGAGAGCGAGCGCTTGACCATCCTGCGCCGCTGGACCAGCGGTAACACCAGCCTGCTGCTGGAGCGCCACCTGACCGCCTTGACCGCCGAAGAGGCCGCCTGGATCGCCCACAACCCGACCGTCAAGGTACTGGTCAACACCTCACTGGCACCGCTGACGTTCAACGATACGCAGCACCGTACCAACGGCATCACCTTGGAGCTGCTCAAGCAAATTTCCCTGCGCACGGGCCTGCACTTCAAACCCATCGAGAGCCAGTCGGCGCAGGCGATGATAGAGCGCCTGGCGCGCGGCGACGCGCAGATGATCTGTGCGCTGGGCTACGGCACCGAGCGTGCCAAACAACTGCGCTTCACCCGCCCTTACCTGGTCAGCCCCAGGGTATTGGTGACCCGCAACGACGCCACCTCATCGGCGCAGGCCAAAGCCCTCGATGGCCAGCGTGTCGCCCTGGTACGTGGCTCGCCGCAGCGCGCAGACCTGCAGCGGCGCTTCCCACGCGCCAAGGTAGTCGAAGTGGACAACCCCCTCGGGCTAATGGAAGCCGTGGCCAGTGGCACCGCCGACGTGGCCCTGAGCAACTACATCAACGCCACCTACTACATCAACCATGTGTTCAAGGACCAATTGCGTATCGCCAGCGTGCTGGACGACAGCCCGGCCATCGCGGCATTTGCCGTGGCCCCGGACCAACCTCAGCTGCAGGCCATACTCGACAAGGCGCTGCTGAGCATCCCCCCCGAAGAACTGGACCAACTGATCAACCGCTGGCGCACCAGCACGCTGGTCAGTGACAGCCCATGGCGCGACTACCGCACGCTGGCGCTGCAAGTGCTGGTGCTGTCCGCCCTGCTGTTGGCCGGGGTGGTGTTCTGGAACACCTACCTGCGCAAACTCATCCACCAGCGCACCGACGCCCAGCACGCCCTGCAAGCCCAGCTAGCCTTGAGCCGCGGCCTGCTCGAACAGTTGCGCCAGGCCAAGGACGATGCCGAACAGGCCAGTCAGACCAAGAGCACCTTCCTGGCCACCATGAGCCATGAAATCCGCACACCGATGAATGCGGTGATCGGCCTGCTCGAACTGGCCCTGGAAGACAGCCGCGCCGGCCGCTGTGATACCCAGACCCTGCAGACTGCCCACGACTCGGCCATTGGCCTGCTGGAGTTGATCGGCGACATCCTCGACATCTCGCGCATCGAGTCCGGGCACATGACCCTGCAACCGGTGCCGACCAACCTGGTCGAACTGGTGCGCAATACGCTGCGGGTATTCGAAGGCAATGCGCGGATCAAAGGCTTGCACCTGCACAGCACGCTGCCCACCGCACCAGGCTGGGTCATGGCAGACCCTTTGCGGCTCAAGCAAGTACTGTCCAACCTGATCAGCAACGCCATCAAGTTCACCGAGCGCGGCGAAGTGCACGTCAGCCTTACCCTGTCGGCCGCCGACGGAAATAGCGACCTGCAGGTCGAACTCTGCGTACGCGACACCGGCATTGGGATCAGCCCGGAAGACCAGGCCCGGCTGTTCAATGCCTTCGCCCAGGCCGATGGCCCGCGGGCACGCCAGGGCGCCGGGCTGGGTCTGGTGATCAGCCGCACCCTGGCCGAATTGATGGGCGGCACGCTGAGCCTGCACAGCGTCGAAGGCGTGGGCAGCAAGGTGCAAGTCTGCCTGCAGTTGCCCGCCAGCCAAGCCCCCACGCCTGCCGAGCAGCGCGCCCCGGTGCTGGAAGCCAGCAGCGGGCCGCTGAACATTCTGGTGGTCGACGACTACCCCGCCAACCTGCTGCTGCTAGAGCGGCAACTGCACACATTGGGGCATCGCGTCACCCTGGCTGAAAACGGCGAAATCGCGCTGGACCGGTGGCAGGCAGCACGCTTCGACCTGGTGATTACCGACTGCAGCATGCCGATCATGGATGGCCACGAACTGACCCGCCGCCTACGCAAGCTGGAACACGAGGGCGGGTTGATGGCCTGCAGGATCCTCGGCGTCACCGCCAACGCGCAGGCCGAGGAACGTGCCCGCTGCCTGGCCAGTGGCATGGACGAATGCCTGTTCAAGCCGATTGGCCTGCAAACCCTGAAAAACCACCTGCCCCAGGCCAGCACGCACACACCGCCTGTTCAGGCCCAGGGCAGCGGTTTCAACCTGAGCGAGCTGCGCCACCTGACTCAGGACGACGAACAGCTCACCCGGCACCTGCTCGAACAGCTGTCACAAAGCGCCAGTGAAGATTTGGCCGCACTGTGTGCACTCGGGCCAGATGCGGGTAGCGACGCCGTGCGCGCCTTGGCCCACCGCATCAAGGGTGGGGCAAAAATGCTCAAGATGCGCACGCTGGTCAAGCACTGCGAAGCCATCGAACAGGCGCAGGCCCAAGGGCTACCAACGGCTGAACTGCGCCAGCAACTGCAAGCCAGCATGCAGGCCCTGTTACACGAACTCAGTGCCGCCCTCAGTGCAATTGCAACGTCGAGTTGA
- a CDS encoding CbtB domain-containing protein: MPVTSAKHSIATPVTLSQRVVIAVGASLLGLCLVYFAGFSHIEAVHNAAHDTRHSAAFPCH, translated from the coding sequence ATGCCCGTCACCAGCGCCAAACACAGCATTGCCACCCCCGTCACCCTCAGTCAGCGTGTCGTCATCGCCGTCGGCGCCAGCCTGCTGGGCCTGTGCCTGGTGTACTTTGCCGGCTTCTCGCACATCGAAGCCGTGCACAACGCGGCGCACGATACCCGCCACAGCGCCGCCTTCCCCTGCCACTGA
- a CDS encoding cobalamin biosynthesis protein — protein MPALYAGFGCRRGCPADTLENLLRQALADNGLALSALRGIASIALKADEPGLQQLAKRLGLPLLLYDAGQLQPYEPLLSHRSVIAHAHSGCWGVAESAALAMASQHLGTARLRVARQVLGPATLALACGR, from the coding sequence CTGCCGGCGTTGTACGCCGGCTTTGGTTGCCGCCGGGGGTGCCCGGCGGACACCCTAGAAAACCTGCTGCGCCAAGCCTTGGCTGACAATGGCTTGGCGCTGTCAGCACTGCGCGGTATCGCCAGCATCGCCCTCAAGGCTGACGAACCTGGCCTGCAGCAGCTTGCCAAACGCCTTGGCCTGCCCTTGCTGCTGTACGATGCCGGGCAACTTCAGCCCTACGAACCCCTGCTCAGTCATCGCTCGGTCATCGCCCATGCCCACAGCGGTTGTTGGGGCGTCGCAGAAAGCGCGGCGCTGGCCATGGCCAGCCAGCACCTCGGCACGGCCCGGCTGCGGGTCGCACGCCAAGTGCTCGGGCCGGCTACCCTCGCCTTGGCCTGCGGGCGATAA
- a CDS encoding response regulator transcription factor produces MTTVLIVDDHPIVRLSLRLLLERERFHVVGEVANGSEVAQAARELRPDVVLLDIGLPGLDGMEVIKRLQSLEPVPKIMVLTGQATDLYVRRCLDAGIGAFVTKDEDHEALLFALKALVKGYSTFPQMSVNSNSLESEPTRLASLSNREMEVLRRLARGENNKNIGTCMNLSAKTISTYRGRIMEKLKTESLVEMVDLAKRNSVY; encoded by the coding sequence ATGACTACCGTCCTGATCGTCGACGACCACCCTATTGTCCGGCTCTCCCTGCGCCTGCTGCTCGAGCGGGAGCGCTTTCACGTCGTGGGTGAAGTTGCCAATGGCAGCGAAGTGGCTCAGGCAGCACGCGAACTACGGCCGGACGTGGTGCTGCTGGACATCGGCTTGCCCGGCCTGGACGGCATGGAGGTCATCAAACGGCTTCAGAGCCTGGAGCCAGTGCCCAAGATCATGGTGCTGACCGGGCAGGCTACCGACCTGTACGTGAGGCGCTGCCTGGATGCAGGCATCGGCGCCTTCGTCACCAAGGACGAAGACCACGAGGCCCTGCTGTTCGCGCTCAAGGCCTTGGTAAAAGGTTATTCGACCTTCCCGCAGATGTCGGTCAACAGCAATTCGCTGGAGAGTGAACCGACACGCCTGGCCAGCTTGTCCAACCGCGAAATGGAAGTGTTGCGGCGCCTGGCTCGCGGTGAAAACAACAAGAATATAGGCACCTGCATGAACCTCAGTGCCAAAACCATCAGCACCTACCGGGGCCGCATCATGGAAAAGCTCAAAACAGAATCGTTGGTAGAAATGGTCGATCTGGCCAAACGCAACAGCGTTTACTGA
- a CDS encoding DUF1272 domain-containing protein has translation MLELRPNCECCDADLPGDSPDALICSFECTFCRACADTRLHGRCPNCSGQLLARPPRVGQALANNPASTQRVRKPHTACA, from the coding sequence ATGCTGGAATTACGACCCAATTGCGAGTGCTGCGACGCTGACCTGCCGGGTGATAGCCCAGACGCCTTAATCTGCTCCTTCGAATGCACCTTCTGCCGTGCCTGTGCCGACACCCGCCTGCACGGCCGCTGCCCCAACTGCTCCGGCCAGTTGCTGGCACGCCCGCCACGGGTCGGCCAAGCACTGGCCAACAACCCCGCCTCGACCCAGCGCGTGCGCAAACCTCATACCGCTTGCGCCTAA
- the cobM gene encoding precorrin-4 C(11)-methyltransferase encodes MTVYFIGAGPGDPELITVKGQRLIRQCPVIIYAGSLVPAAVLEGHQAVTVINSAELHLEQIISAMRTAHAQGQDVARVHSGDPSLYGAIGEQIRHLRELGIDYQIIPGVTATAASAALLGCELTLPQVSQTVILTRFGDTSPMPPGEQLADLARHGSTLAIHLGVKNLPRIVSELLPHYGPQCPAAVVHRATWPDQDWVRGTLDDIVERVALKDFRRTALILVGHVLGDTPFAESALYRAGHAHLFRPGD; translated from the coding sequence ATGACGGTCTACTTCATCGGCGCCGGCCCCGGCGACCCGGAACTAATCACGGTCAAGGGCCAGCGCCTGATCCGCCAGTGCCCAGTGATCATCTATGCCGGCTCGCTGGTACCCGCGGCTGTGCTCGAAGGCCACCAGGCCGTGACCGTGATCAACAGCGCCGAGCTGCACCTGGAACAGATCATCAGTGCTATGCGCACGGCACACGCGCAAGGCCAGGACGTGGCCCGCGTGCACAGCGGTGACCCGAGCCTGTATGGCGCAATCGGCGAGCAGATCCGCCATCTGCGTGAGCTGGGCATCGACTACCAGATCATCCCAGGCGTCACCGCCACTGCCGCCAGTGCGGCCCTGCTGGGCTGCGAGCTGACCCTGCCACAGGTGTCGCAAACGGTGATTCTCACGCGCTTTGGCGACACTTCGCCGATGCCGCCCGGCGAGCAATTGGCCGACCTGGCGCGCCATGGCAGCACCTTGGCCATCCACCTGGGCGTAAAAAACTTGCCGCGTATTGTCAGCGAACTGTTGCCGCACTACGGCCCGCAATGCCCGGCTGCCGTGGTCCATCGCGCCACCTGGCCGGACCAGGACTGGGTGCGGGGCACCCTTGACGATATCGTCGAACGCGTGGCGCTTAAGGATTTTCGCCGCACTGCGCTGATTCTGGTCGGCCATGTACTGGGTGACACGCCTTTCGCCGAGTCGGCCTTATACCGTGCCGGGCACGCGCACCTCTTTCGCCCTGGCGACTGA
- a CDS encoding LacI family DNA-binding transcriptional regulator, which produces MSRTGSRTTGRPTLAEVARLSGVSPITASRALRGVSTVAPALVEKVAAAAASLGYVANPAARALASARSQSVVVLIPSLSNQLFIDTLEAIHEVMRPRGLEVLIGNYHYDIAEEENLIRNYLAYQPCGMLLTGFERSDAARQMLAASGVPCVHMMELGGEAGALSVGFSQQQAGRAAARHLIERGRRRLAFIAAQLDPRVMQRAEGFRQALAEAGLQSTELEILAPEPSSIALGSTLFSQLMQQAPDVDGIFFCNDDLAQGAVLQALRQGVEVPREVAMVGFNDLPASAHMVPRLTSIRTPRAAVGRGAAQALLALLDGKRVATEQQDLGFELMVRESS; this is translated from the coding sequence ATGTCACGCACAGGCTCTCGCACCACCGGTCGTCCTACCCTGGCAGAAGTCGCCAGGCTTTCTGGGGTTTCCCCGATCACCGCATCCCGCGCCTTGCGCGGCGTCAGCACGGTTGCCCCGGCGCTGGTGGAAAAGGTTGCCGCTGCTGCGGCCAGCCTGGGCTATGTCGCCAACCCGGCAGCCCGTGCACTGGCTTCGGCGCGCAGCCAGTCGGTGGTGGTACTGATCCCGTCGTTGTCCAACCAGTTGTTCATCGACACCCTCGAAGCCATTCACGAGGTGATGCGCCCGCGAGGGCTTGAGGTGTTGATCGGTAACTATCACTACGACATTGCCGAAGAAGAAAACCTGATCCGCAACTACTTGGCCTACCAGCCTTGCGGCATGCTGCTGACCGGGTTCGAGCGCAGTGACGCCGCGCGGCAGATGCTGGCGGCCAGTGGCGTGCCCTGCGTGCACATGATGGAGCTGGGCGGCGAGGCGGGTGCGTTGTCGGTGGGCTTCTCGCAGCAACAGGCAGGGCGCGCTGCGGCCAGGCACCTGATCGAGCGTGGGCGGCGCCGGCTGGCGTTCATTGCCGCGCAGCTCGACCCACGGGTGATGCAGCGTGCCGAAGGCTTCCGCCAGGCCCTCGCCGAGGCAGGGCTGCAGTCGACGGAGCTGGAAATCCTTGCACCGGAGCCTTCCTCGATCGCGCTGGGCAGTACGTTGTTCAGCCAGCTGATGCAACAGGCGCCGGATGTCGACGGTATCTTCTTCTGCAACGACGACCTGGCCCAGGGTGCGGTCCTGCAGGCACTGCGCCAGGGCGTTGAAGTACCCCGCGAGGTGGCGATGGTCGGCTTCAACGACTTGCCCGCTTCAGCGCACATGGTCCCGCGGCTGACCTCGATTCGCACGCCGCGGGCTGCCGTTGGTCGGGGCGCCGCGCAGGCCCTGCTGGCGTTGCTTGACGGCAAGCGGGTGGCCACCGAGCAGCAAGACCTTGGTTTCGAGTTGATGGTGCGCGAAAGCTCGTGA